One segment of Chelmon rostratus isolate fCheRos1 chromosome 17, fCheRos1.pri, whole genome shotgun sequence DNA contains the following:
- the LOC121620336 gene encoding serotonin N-acetyltransferase-like produces the protein MSVVGAQPFIKPMQPTPSVSPGIQRRHTLPASEVRPLNTQDAISVFEIEREAFISVSGECPLHLDEVRHFLTLCPELSMGWFEEGRLVAFIIGSLWDQERLTTDALTLHKPCGSTVHIHVLAVHRTFRQQGKGPILMWRYLQYLRCLPNVRRAVLMCEDFLVPFYRKSGFKVLGRCAITVANLTFTEMWYPISGHAYMRRNSEAIRFPQHPLTLPLAKTDEHV, from the exons ATGTCCGTTGTTGGCGCGCAGCCTTTCATTAAACCAATGCAGCCAACACCTTCCGTCTCGCCCGGCATCCAAAGGAGACACACGCTCCCCGCGAGCGAAGTGCGGCCGCTCAACACGCAAGATGCCATCAGCGTCTTCGAAATCGAGCGAGAAG cATTTATCTCAGTGTCAGGTGAGTGTCCCCTCCACCTGGATGAGGTGCGTCATTTCCTCACCCTGTGTCCGGAGCTGTCCATGGGCTGGTTTGAGGAGGGCCGGCTGGTGGCTTTTATCATCGGCTCACTCTGGGACCAGGAGAGACTCACTACA GACGCCCTGACTCTCCACAAGCCCTGCGGCTCCACCGTCCACATCCACGTCCTCGCTGTCCATCGCACCTTCAGGCAGCAGGGCAAGGGCCCCATTCTGATGTGGCGCTACCTGCAATATCTCCGCTGCCTGCCCAACGTGCGCCGAGCAGTGCTGATGTGCGAAGACTTCCTCGTTCCCTTCTACCGCAAGTCAGGCTTCAAGGTTCTGGGGCGCTGCGCCATCACCGTGGCCAACCTGACCTTCACAGAGATGTGGTACCCCATCAGCGGCCACGCGTACATGCGGCGCAACAGCGAAGCCATCCGCTTCCCTCAGCATCCATTGACTCTGCCGCTGGCAAAGACTGATGAACATGTATGA